In the genome of Natronolimnobius sp. AArcel1, the window GCGACTACGTGATTCCCACCGAACCAGAGGGAACACCAATTGGTGAGTATCTACTGAACGAGGACTACGAGTTCCGTATGTCCACATTGCAGTACGACCGTTCCACAGAGTCGTTCTATCTCCATGCACGGATGCGCCGACTCGAGCGTGACGAGCGAGAGCAGTCCACAGCTTCTTCTGATGCCAAGCACAGAACAGTCCTTGGCGTTGACCTAAACGTGGACGGTTCGCTCGCCGTGACTTCGACAGGCGTGTTCATCGGAAACGCTGACGAGATGAATCATCGGAGCCGAGCGTTCGAGAAGACTCGCGGGTCACTGCAACAGACTGGGACGCGGTCGGCACACCTGTCGATTCAATCGATGAAAGACCGCGAACACCGCTGGATGCAAGACGAACTCCATCGCGCTTCGAACCAGATTCTTGAAGAAGCCCGTGACCACGGTTGTACGCACATTGCGTTCGAGAACCTGACCGGGATTCGTGACCGGATGCCGGGTGCAAAACGCTTCCATGCATGGGCGTTCCGGCGCTTGTACCACTACGTCGAATACAAAGCCGAGATGTTCGGCATCGGGACCGAACAGGTGAGTCCGGCGTACACGAGTCAGCGGTGTTCGTCGTGCGGGTTTCCCACGAGTCTAATCGGCAGTCAAAACACCAGTTCGTGTGTCAGAAGTGCGAGTACGAACTGAACGCAGATTATAATGCGAGCAAAAACATCGCTCGCAAACTTCTCAAAAAGTTCCACTCGAGGCAGAAGTCTTCGAGTGGAGGCGCACCCTGTCAGTGTGCGCTAACGTCAGGGACGCTGAACCTGAACGGCGATTACACCGCCTCCGTCAATTCGACGGGAGAGGGGGAGTCCACTGACAAGCCCACGACTTCAGTCGTGGGTTACTGACAGACCGCCCCGTAGTGTTGGTAGGCAGTGAAACCTCGAGCGACAGTAATTCGATCGAGTAACCGCTGGCTGGGTGCAATCCGAGCAAGTGCAGTTGTTGTAGCATGGCCATTCCCATCAACCCAAAAGGCAGGCCCATCGTGGAGGAGGAGATGATCGAGGGCAAGCGACTGTAAGACCGGAACTCCCCGGTCGCCGTCGACGTCCAGGAGCGTCATGCCATCTTCGAGGGAAGGCAGTAGGAGATCATCAGTCGCAGGGTCCGCTCGCTTGACGAGGTCGCGATTGTGATCAGCACCTCGAGTCTGTCGATCGGCCACAAACCGGTTCGACATCGATGTGTCGTTTCTAGACATACTCGACTAGATATCTACTTTTCCAATAAGCCGAAGCGTGTGGCTTCCATGTTTCAAGGAATGCCGATAATGCGAGAGTTCGACGCTCTATGCCTGTGTTCCGTATTTTGATCGTCGTTTCCGAGATGGCTTCCTGATTTGGATCGTCCTCGACCTTAACCAACAACTGGTGATGACACACAGCGTTGTTGGTTAACGCTCACCGAGTTTCCTATTGGATTCGAACTACGGAGTATCCATTTTCCCAGAATGCCAGCTATCTTCGATATAGCACGTCAAACGGACTTTACAAGCTGTCCGATCCGAGAAATCAGCTTTCTCGCTCCTTACGGTCGCTGATGACTTCGCTCGCAACCCGCTCGCCTGAACTGATCGCACCTTCCATGAAACCCCGCCACTCGAGTGCAGTCTCTGACCCGGCCCAGTGAACGCGACCGACCGGTTCACGAAGCACGTCGCCGCAGGTTGTAAGCGTCCCCGGCGTCATCGCTGCGTTATAGCCGCCTGTCGACCACTGTGTCTTTGACCAAACCTCGTCAGCATACTCCACTGGTTCGCTCGCTCGAGGCCCGAAGTAGTGATTGAGATCCTCGAGTACCCGTTCCCGGCGTTCTGCTGTGGGTCTATCGCTCCATTCGAGGGCGTTGGCTCCGGCGATGAACCCGACGAGAAGACCCCGATCCGTCTTGGAATGGGTCCCGTCTGCAACCTCTGTCACTACACCGTCGGCTGAAAGCACCGATCCCGAGTAGCCATCATCGCGCCAGAATGGCTCCTCGTACACAGCGAAGCATTTGATAACCGAGCCCATTGGCATTCGCTGGATCAGCCCTTGCCGACGGGCGGGGAGTGGTGGTTCGTGGTCAATGCGTCCGATCAGCGGCGGCGGAATGGCGATAATCGCATCCGAGACGGCGTACCTCCCATCGTCAGAAATAAGCGTCACGTCATCGCCCCGTCGATCAATCCGGCGGACTGGTTCGGACAGTCGAATCGCCTCGCCGAGGTCATCAGCCAGTCCTCGGGCGAGCTGCTGGGTGCTTCCAACGAGGCGGTACTCTTCGGCGACATTGACTGAATCGTCGTTCATTCCGAATCCGCCGGCTGCGTCGACAGTGTCGAGGAGATACAACAGTGAGATCTGGCTGGGTTCAACAGTGTACTCGGCCCGAACGAACGCGTCGAATGCCTCTCGTGCGGCCTCCGTTTCCATTGTCTCTCGTTTCCACGATTCGAGGGTCGTCGCGTCCCACTTCTCGGCATCGGGTCCCTGGTGAGGGACGTCCCGTCGGAGAATCTCAATCTGTTCGAGCGCTTCTCGTAGTTCCGCGGCTGCTTCTGGTGGCAGCGCCTGGAACCGGTTTTCGTGATCGAACAACTCCCCGACAGCACCGACTCTATCAGTGCCTGAATCGTACTGCTCGCATAACTTGAGATTGAACTCTTCGACCAGTCCGAGAACACGTTCGTGTTCGGCACCAATCCACTCTGCGCCACGGTCGATTGTATCGCCGGTCGCCAGCGAACCCGCAGCCGTTCGGCCGCCGACACGCTCTCTCGCTTCGAGGACGACCACCTCGAGTCCCATGTCGGTCAATTCCCTCGCCGCCGTCAGCCCGGCAAGACCCGCACCGACGATGCCAACATGATAGTGTTTGGTTGCTCGAGAAGCAGTCATATGCAGCTCGTGTATCCGTCCGAAAATAGCGTTTAGGGTTGCAATTTCTGGACTTGATCGACTCGAGGCAGTGAAAGAAACGCGATACCAGTTGACGGATCTTGTTGAAACCTTCAAACACGGTCAATTGGGTATTCCTGCGGTCAGTACAGGACAACAGCTAGCAAACTACCCCACAATAGAGGCGTGCGAAAAGACCATTGGCCGGAACGCAGGCTGGTGCTGAAAAGGATTATATCGAGGCTGTGGTTCGTCTATCGTATGTCCATCGAGGTAGTCGCTGTCACCGGAGGGAACGGCCGTATCGGCGAGCGCGTACTGGTCGAACTGAACGAGCACGGCTACCGAACGGTCAACCTTGAACGATCGGAGCGACGGAAGGCGGTCGCCGATCAGTACGTCACGATCGATCTCGAGGACGCCGGCCAGGTGTACGGGGCGCTCGCCCAGAGCGGTGCGGACGCAGTGATACACATGGGGACGGTCTCCTCGCCGCGCCACCAACCGGGGTACGTCACCTACCGGAACAACGTAATGAGTACATATCACGTTCTGGAAGCCGCCGTGGAACTTGGGCTCGAGGCCGTCTGCCTGGCATCCAGTATCAACGCCATGGGTGCATCGTTTCAGGACGTTCCCATCGAAGTCGAGTATCTCCCGGTAGACGAGGAGCACCCCACAACTCCGCGGGATCCATACGCGATTGCGAAACGCGTGATCGAGGTGACCGCGGACGGATTCGGTCGGGACGAGAACGAACCCCCAATCATCGGATCGCTCCGTTACCCGTGGGTCGCCAACGGCGAGGAACTCGACTCCTCATTCGTCCGGAGCGACCGGACGCTCGAGGCCGGGGTTCCGGACGTCCCCGGCGGCGTGCAGGAACTCTTCGCGTACGTCCACGTCGACGACGCCGCAGCGGCCGCCCGTCGCGTCATCGAGGCGGACTTCGACGGTCACGAGACGTTTTGGATCGTCGCCGACGGCACGACCATGGAGACTTCGACCGACGAGCTCGTCAAGGAGTGTTACCCGGATGCGGCGCTCAGACGGAGTTTTTCGGGGCACGAGAGTCTCGTCGAGAACACAAAGGCCAAGGACCGACTCGGTTGGGAACCAGACCACTCCTGGCGAATGGGCTAACGGTCTCGTCGTCCGTACTCACCCGAGCAGGCCACACCGCAATCACTAACGGTATGCGAGCCTACCGTCACGACATTCGCTACCAATCCGTGATACTGCCGTCCCTTCGCGTTACGATCGGTGCGTCCCACGCGTCTTCGGTGGCCATCTCGCGGACGTACCCCTCGTCGACATCGATTCCTAATCCCGGTGCCTCCGGGATGTCAATGTACCCCTCGTCGTCGTGGTCGAAGACGTTCATATCGGTAAGGTAGTTCGGCACTCGGTCCTCGTGAACGATCTGTTCCTGAATGATCGCGTTCTGCGTGCAGGCGTCGACCTGAACACACGCGGCCAGCGCAACTGAACTGAGTGGCGAGTGGGGGGCGACGGCGACATCATACGCTTCTGCCATGATAGCGATCTTACGCAGTTCGGTGATGCCCCCCGCGTGTGAAACGTCCGGCTGAATGACGTCCACGGCCCCGGCTTCGAGGAGCGGCTTGAAATCGAACCGGCTATACATCCGTTCACCGGTCGCGAGGGGAATATCCGTGCGGGCTGCGATTCCCGGTAGGACGTCATTCTTCTCCGGGACGACCAATTCTTCGTAGAACATCGGATCGAACTCCTCCAAGGCAGTGGCGAGCCGCTTGGCCATTGGTTTGGACGGGCGTCCATGGAAGTCAAGCATAAGGTCAATCTCGTCACCGACTGCGTCTCGAACGGCGCCCACGTGGGTCCGTGCATCATCGAGCACGGCCGGGGCATCGAGATGTTCCCAGTCTCTGTTCCCGGGAGCCCCTTTCAGTGCCGTAAATCCCTCTTCGACTCGCTTGACCGCGTCCTCTGCCGTTTCCGTCGGCGTCTCGCCTCTGATGTGTGCATACAGTCGGATCTGGTCGCGCGCTTTCCCACCGAGGAGCTCGTACACGGGGACCCCCAAAGATTTTCCCTTGAGATCCCAGAGCGCCTGATCGATCCCCGACAATGCGCTCATCAGGATTGGTCCCCCGCGATAGAAGCCGCTGCGGTACATCTTCTGCCACAGTCGTTCGATCTCGTACGCCTCTTCGCCCACGACGTAGGTGTCCAGCAACTCCCGAACTGCCGCAGCGGCAGTCTGTGCTCGTCCTTCGAGGATAGGTTCGCCCCACCCGATGAGGCCGTCCGACGTTTCGACTTTCAGTAGCAGTGAACGAGGTGGGACTTCGAAGAGTTCGTAGTCACGGATCTCCATATCCACCATTCGATAGAATGCCTCATAATATCTCGGGGATCTCGATCGCTCTACTTAATCGATAGCCCGTGATGCACGTTCTCTTCTAGCTGATCATCACTCCCGAATAGTTTGAGTTTCACTACCGCTAGCCTTCTTACTCATTGAACAGATGTGGCTGCAACTGAGTCGACAATCGAGTACTGTCGATCACGACTCGTTCCTTCTGCCTCGAGGAGGTTGTACTGTGCCATCTTTGAGAGATATGATCGCACTGTTCGTTTTGTCCGTGGCTCATCGACTTCGTCAACGTAGTACTCGTGAATCTTACTCGGTGCAAGAGGGCCGTGATCGCGGACAATAGTGTAAACTGCCTGCTGATGGGGTGTGAGTGAATCGAGGCTTCGTTGTCTGATCTGTGCACGTGCATCCGTCGCTGCGTCAAGAAGCACATCGTCTGTGACTCGTTCGTGATTTTCCCGATCAGCTTTGCTTGCGGCGGAGCGAAGAACACCGATTGCAAGCCGAGCATCACCAGCTGCTGCATCCGCGATCCGATAGAGCTGATCCTCTGTGACGACGTCCTTTTCGAGTCCCCACTTCGCTCGAGTACGCAGAATATCATAGAGTTGCTCGTCGTGGTACTTGTCCATCCGGACGTGCTCGCTCGAGCGAAGACGGCTCACGAGTCGGTCGTCAACACGATTGAACAGGTCCTCTTCTTTGTTTGCGATACAGATCACCGCAAACTGTGGGAGACTGTGGAGATCGTAGAGAATACTGGGGTCCTCGAGTTGATCGACCTCGTCGAGGATAATCACGGTTCGAGGGCCGTTATACTGTTGAAGCCGCTCGATAAGTTCATCGTGGGGAGTCGACTGTCGATGAATATCGATTGTTGTTCCAAGATCGTCGAGGATCTGATAGAGCGTTCGAAACCGCGTATAGTTCCGCCAGCAGTTGACATAGGTTGCTTCAACCTCGAGGACCTCTTCGCGAAGGCGTTCAGTGACGAATCTCGAGATACACGTTTTCCCGATTCCGCTTGGACCGGTCACGATGGCAGTCTCAGCAGGTTCGCCGTTCGTAATCGGTTTGAGAACGCTAGATAGATGGTTGACTTCGGCGTCGCGATGCTCGACTTCTCGAGGGACAAACCCAGCGCGCAGGACTCGAGCATCGCGGATCATACGTTATTGACTGTCTGGTTTTGCGCCAAGTCTTAAAAACATGACTGGGCCCTTTCCGGAAAGTTTCTCGATGATCTTGGATAGTAGGCCTAGAAGCTTTTACCGGCTAATTATCCTTCGTGGAGAGAACTCGTTGGGATCCTTTCCGGAAATCCTTGGTCGTGTCCCAAACTCGTCTAGAGTCGTAACTGACTCCTATGGAAACAGGGTGAGGGCAGACTGAAACTGCGCGTAATGTTCTTGCATATACTCGATCGTTTCGGTCCGCGGAATGACCGGATAGCCTTCGACATGGTCGATCTCGAGTGATGGCTGAGGATCGATCACGATCTGCAGCGGCCCCGCTAGCTCTTCTCTCCGTTGACGCTCAAATGCGGTGGGCAGGTCGAATGACTCGAAGAACGCTTCCCAGTGGTGGACGTCCTGCTCGCGAACGGCGAGGAATAACGGGTAGTCGTCGGGATCACGACCGACCTGGTACCCTCCCTTCGTCCACACGTAGACGGCGTCGATCCGTGTGAACGCGAACGGCCACCCTCCAAATTGTGGGATGACGTATGCCTCTTCGATCGATGGTGGACTGACGCTGGCGCTCGCGGCTACCAGTTCACGGGCCGCGTCGCGTACGCGGCTGTCGACGACGAAGAGGCCGTCATCATACTGAATGTAGCCGGCGTCCTCGAGCCGGTTGACTGCCTGTCTGACCGTCTCGTAGGGCATGTGGAGATGCTGTGCGACACGGCGTATGGAGTTGCCTCTCTCCATAGCGAGAATGGCTCGTGCCGCCGTGTCGTCGAGTACCTCATACATCTGGTAGTTGCCAATTATCTGGTAATAATTAGATATCTCACTAGAATATCGGTGGTGTTTACTTTCTATTCTATCGAATTCCTATCATATTGTTGACTGTTTGACTACTATATGTCGACGTTATGCGCAACCCTCTGTTAGCGAACGTTGTGATATATTAAGATATTCTGGAATATTGGTTACAGATGGTGTATTCTAATAAAATCTCTTGACCGAATAATTCTGGTGGGGCTATGAAGAGGATCTTGTTTATGCATTTGTATATGGATACTATATCTGGATGCTGTATACATATACCATATATTCTTCCAATTCATAGGGGTATGAAATCGTAAATTCCCTCGGGGTCAAGCCCCGTGCCATCCGCCTCGATTCTTCTGTGAATATCTGTATCGATGGATGGCCTTCTCATTGTGTTCGATTCCATCTCGTGATGGGGCATCACTCTTATTCGTTAGACTATGTGATCGTTGATGGGTTCTTGAACTCGGTATTGAGTTTGATTGGAGCGAATCAGCTATGATCCACCACCAAAACCTCGTATTCCGTATCCTGACATTCTGTCTTACAAATCTATATGTATCTTGAATCTGTATACGGTATCTGTATATGGTATCTGAATCCATACTTCGGGCCGCGGCATACGTACCCAAAGGTGGGGTTGGGAAGACAACATCGACAGCACATATTGCGGTCTCGGCACACCAGGACCATGATCTTGATGTCCTGTTGATTGACCTTGCCGGGACACAGAACGACCTTGCAACACAGTTTGGAATCGCCGATGAAATCGTTGATCCGGACGCACCGATTTCCGCTGTTTTCGGAGAGAACTGGGACTTCATTCGTGAGAACATCGACGATCTTCTGGAGCGGATGGTTTTCGAGACTGACGAAGGGCCAGATCTAATCCCTGCCGACGAGGGTCTCGGTGGTGCTGACAACAACCTTGCAAATGTTCCTCGAGAAGAGCGCTATGATCGACTCGAGTCGTTCATTAGTACCGAGATCGCGCCACGGTATGATCTTGTCTTGCTCGACTTACCGGGCAAAGAGGATAATATCACGATCAACGGATTGTTCGCTGCCGAGAATGTTGTTGCACCGCTCAAGCCAGGGGCATTTGAACGCAAACAGGTTGCTAACCTCGAAGACGAACTTGAGGCAATCCGGAACGACGCCGACCACGACGCACAACCAACTCTTCAACTTGTCTTTGCGACGATGATTGAAAAGGGGACAAACCTTTCCAAAGAGTTCCAAGAAGAGATCGAAGCGGAATATCCTGATGTTGCAGGTAACTCTGTAACGAAGGCACAAGATATCGGCAATTTGCAAAAGACTGGTCAAACCTTGTTTGGTCCTGAGAGTGACGAACTCTACAGTACAGGTGAACGTGCACTCAATTCGTATCAAAGTCTCGCGACTGATCTACTCGAA includes:
- a CDS encoding NAD(P)-dependent oxidoreductase, producing MSIEVVAVTGGNGRIGERVLVELNEHGYRTVNLERSERRKAVADQYVTIDLEDAGQVYGALAQSGADAVIHMGTVSSPRHQPGYVTYRNNVMSTYHVLEAAVELGLEAVCLASSINAMGASFQDVPIEVEYLPVDEEHPTTPRDPYAIAKRVIEVTADGFGRDENEPPIIGSLRYPWVANGEELDSSFVRSDRTLEAGVPDVPGGVQELFAYVHVDDAAAAARRVIEADFDGHETFWIVADGTTMETSTDELVKECYPDAALRRSFSGHESLVENTKAKDRLGWEPDHSWRMG
- a CDS encoding FAD-dependent oxidoreductase, with amino-acid sequence MTASRATKHYHVGIVGAGLAGLTAARELTDMGLEVVVLEARERVGGRTAAGSLATGDTIDRGAEWIGAEHERVLGLVEEFNLKLCEQYDSGTDRVGAVGELFDHENRFQALPPEAAAELREALEQIEILRRDVPHQGPDAEKWDATTLESWKRETMETEAAREAFDAFVRAEYTVEPSQISLLYLLDTVDAAGGFGMNDDSVNVAEEYRLVGSTQQLARGLADDLGEAIRLSEPVRRIDRRGDDVTLISDDGRYAVSDAIIAIPPPLIGRIDHEPPLPARRQGLIQRMPMGSVIKCFAVYEEPFWRDDGYSGSVLSADGVVTEVADGTHSKTDRGLLVGFIAGANALEWSDRPTAERRERVLEDLNHYFGPRASEPVEYADEVWSKTQWSTGGYNAAMTPGTLTTCGDVLREPVGRVHWAGSETALEWRGFMEGAISSGERVASEVISDRKERES
- the dgoD gene encoding galactonate dehydratase gives rise to the protein MEIRDYELFEVPPRSLLLKVETSDGLIGWGEPILEGRAQTAAAAVRELLDTYVVGEEAYEIERLWQKMYRSGFYRGGPILMSALSGIDQALWDLKGKSLGVPVYELLGGKARDQIRLYAHIRGETPTETAEDAVKRVEEGFTALKGAPGNRDWEHLDAPAVLDDARTHVGAVRDAVGDEIDLMLDFHGRPSKPMAKRLATALEEFDPMFYEELVVPEKNDVLPGIAARTDIPLATGERMYSRFDFKPLLEAGAVDVIQPDVSHAGGITELRKIAIMAEAYDVAVAPHSPLSSVALAACVQVDACTQNAIIQEQIVHEDRVPNYLTDMNVFDHDDEGYIDIPEAPGLGIDVDEGYVREMATEDAWDAPIVTRRDGSITDW
- a CDS encoding ParA family protein, which codes for MVSESILRAAAYVPKGGVGKTTSTAHIAVSAHQDHDLDVLLIDLAGTQNDLATQFGIADEIVDPDAPISAVFGENWDFIRENIDDLLERMVFETDEGPDLIPADEGLGGADNNLANVPREERYDRLESFISTEIAPRYDLVLLDLPGKEDNITINGLFAAENVVAPLKPGAFERKQVANLEDELEAIRNDADHDAQPTLQLVFATMIEKGTNLSKEFQEEIEAEYPDVAGNSVTKAQDIGNLQKTGQTLFGPESDELYSTGERALNSYQSLATDLLERLEAR
- a CDS encoding Cdc6/Cdc18 family protein, producing the protein MIRDARVLRAGFVPREVEHRDAEVNHLSSVLKPITNGEPAETAIVTGPSGIGKTCISRFVTERLREEVLEVEATYVNCWRNYTRFRTLYQILDDLGTTIDIHRQSTPHDELIERLQQYNGPRTVIILDEVDQLEDPSILYDLHSLPQFAVICIANKEEDLFNRVDDRLVSRLRSSEHVRMDKYHDEQLYDILRTRAKWGLEKDVVTEDQLYRIADAAAGDARLAIGVLRSAASKADRENHERVTDDVLLDAATDARAQIRQRSLDSLTPHQQAVYTIVRDHGPLAPSKIHEYYVDEVDEPRTKRTVRSYLSKMAQYNLLEAEGTSRDRQYSIVDSVAATSVQ
- a CDS encoding helix-turn-helix domain-containing protein, translating into MYEVLDDTAARAILAMERGNSIRRVAQHLHMPYETVRQAVNRLEDAGYIQYDDGLFVVDSRVRDAARELVAASASVSPPSIEEAYVIPQFGGWPFAFTRIDAVYVWTKGGYQVGRDPDDYPLFLAVREQDVHHWEAFFESFDLPTAFERQRREELAGPLQIVIDPQPSLEIDHVEGYPVIPRTETIEYMQEHYAQFQSALTLFP